The proteins below are encoded in one region of Pirellulales bacterium:
- a CDS encoding DUF2252 family protein — MSIHDATERYESWLGARIPLIKEDLDDKHQRMAEGPFPFFRATYYRWAQRFRTVCADLLAAPTVLGVGDLHVENFGTWRDTEGRLIWGINDFDEASLQPYANDLVRLAASALLAIENSELKIDPADACDAILVGYSATLDERGRPVVLEEHDSSLRDMAHSQERNPISFWDKLSKLKTLAEVPDFVRPLLEKLLPEPAMPYRVVHRRAGLGSLGRRRFTALAEWGGCAIAREIKELCVSAWGWQDPQPGEAEILYGQIVRQAVRIHDPFFAPVGSWILRRLGPYCSRIELANLAAKRDSQKLLTAMGRETANVHCGDAKALAAIAHDLATRGKKWLAAAARAMADDVTNDWNAWKKPAKPPTAERNPK; from the coding sequence ATGTCCATCCACGATGCTACCGAACGGTACGAATCGTGGCTTGGGGCGCGGATTCCGCTGATCAAGGAAGACCTCGACGACAAGCATCAGCGCATGGCGGAGGGGCCATTTCCGTTTTTTCGGGCCACGTATTACCGCTGGGCCCAGCGATTTCGCACCGTGTGCGCCGATCTGCTCGCGGCGCCGACGGTGCTCGGGGTCGGCGATCTGCACGTCGAAAATTTCGGCACGTGGCGCGACACGGAAGGCCGCCTGATCTGGGGCATCAATGATTTCGACGAAGCCAGCTTGCAGCCGTATGCCAACGACCTGGTGCGGCTTGCGGCCAGCGCGCTTTTGGCGATCGAGAATTCGGAATTGAAGATCGATCCGGCCGACGCATGCGACGCGATTCTTGTCGGATATTCCGCAACGCTCGACGAGCGCGGCCGGCCCGTGGTGCTCGAGGAACACGATTCGTCGCTGCGCGACATGGCCCATAGCCAAGAGCGCAATCCGATTTCATTTTGGGACAAACTGAGCAAGCTCAAGACGCTGGCCGAGGTGCCCGACTTTGTTCGGCCGCTGCTGGAAAAACTTCTCCCCGAGCCGGCGATGCCGTATCGAGTCGTACATCGGCGGGCCGGCTTGGGCAGCCTTGGCCGGCGGCGATTCACGGCCTTGGCGGAATGGGGCGGTTGCGCGATTGCCCGGGAAATCAAGGAGCTGTGCGTTTCGGCGTGGGGCTGGCAAGATCCGCAGCCGGGCGAAGCCGAAATTCTCTACGGCCAGATCGTGCGGCAAGCGGTTCGCATTCACGACCCATTTTTCGCCCCCGTGGGTTCGTGGATTCTGCGCCGCTTGGGGCCGTATTGCAGCCGGATCGAATTGGCGAATCTGGCGGCCAAGCGCGATTCGCAAAAGCTACTGACCGCCATGGGGCGCGAAACGGCGAATGTCCACTGCGGCGATGCGAAGGCCCTCGCGGCAATCGCGCACGATCTCGCTACCCGCGGCAAGAAATGGCTGGCCGCCGCCGCCCGCGCCATGGCCGACGATGTGACCAACGACTGGAATGCTTGGAAAAAGCCCGCCAAGCCGCCCACCGCGGAGCGGAATCCGAAATAG
- a CDS encoding DUF4404 family protein, with the protein MSTDRTRIEATLRQLQAELAESPEIDPAVKQRLAAMQAEILNSLANSPQAAAELPPTEPISLTRRLADAALYFEESHPSLSTTIGSLAGILGQMGL; encoded by the coding sequence ATGTCTACCGATCGAACCAGAATCGAAGCGACGCTTCGCCAGTTGCAAGCCGAACTTGCCGAGTCGCCGGAGATCGATCCAGCGGTCAAACAGCGCTTGGCAGCGATGCAAGCGGAGATTTTGAATAGTCTCGCGAACTCACCGCAGGCTGCGGCGGAACTGCCGCCGACCGAACCAATTTCGTTGACGCGCCGGCTCGCCGACGCGGCGCTGTACTTCGAAGAATCGCATCCGTCGCTCTCGACCACCATCGGCAGCCTGGCCGGCATTCTCGGCCAGATGGGGCTATAA
- a CDS encoding acyltransferase: MTTLFSTRVSSPELKLKQKSAASGDAAEGDSARENSSPVTSPTTFETAGSAMLDGTTTAMLNPPNRDTLDRDSSRAVLAATENRQASRQQPRAGAIEKPGNESRFAFVDALRGLAALAVAFHHIFRYGPLAEPALNVVPNFVNVLFKNGRMGVPVFFVISGFVIAYVLRKARIDVGFLRTFAVQRFLRLGPPYWFTMLFVVALYTVTRVFLLAEPTLLNDYPTLGGIVAHVFYLENLRHVENISVGFWTLCIEMQFYLLFAVMLGSAQWLTQRISARLRGGQKSGSERRLLSAVVLMAIFAPLALKSMFQYSLDSENTDWVTHFFVCFFLGAMVWWAMDRRIPRWMFWAFIAAALYRQHHHWTLHLTVALTTTVAIYVVGRLGHLGDWLNFRWLQHLGRISYSLYLIHYPVSWIIGCIGFALTGTAVIPAAMWLLLGLTVSIGAAHLLYVSIELPAIRLARRYKEWQGGTPLLARIEPAAALEPVPIKPATARP; encoded by the coding sequence ATGACCACGCTCTTCTCGACACGCGTCTCATCTCCCGAATTGAAGCTGAAACAAAAGTCGGCGGCATCCGGCGATGCCGCGGAAGGCGACTCCGCCCGCGAGAACTCTTCCCCTGTGACTTCGCCTACGACTTTCGAAACTGCCGGCTCGGCCATGCTCGACGGAACAACGACGGCCATGCTCAATCCACCGAATCGCGACACGCTCGATCGCGACAGTTCCCGCGCCGTTCTCGCAGCGACCGAAAATCGCCAGGCCAGCCGGCAACAGCCGCGGGCCGGCGCGATCGAAAAGCCCGGCAATGAATCGCGGTTTGCATTCGTCGATGCGCTGCGCGGCTTGGCCGCGCTGGCGGTCGCCTTCCATCACATTTTTCGCTATGGGCCCTTGGCCGAGCCGGCGTTGAACGTGGTGCCCAATTTCGTGAACGTGCTGTTTAAAAATGGCCGAATGGGCGTGCCGGTGTTTTTCGTGATCAGCGGATTCGTGATCGCCTACGTGCTGCGCAAGGCGCGGATCGACGTCGGGTTTTTGCGGACGTTTGCCGTGCAACGTTTCTTGCGGCTTGGTCCGCCGTATTGGTTCACGATGCTGTTCGTGGTCGCGCTTTATACGGTGACTCGCGTGTTTCTCCTTGCCGAGCCGACGCTATTGAACGACTATCCGACATTGGGCGGGATCGTAGCGCACGTGTTCTACTTGGAAAACCTGCGACATGTTGAAAACATCTCGGTCGGGTTTTGGACCTTGTGCATCGAGATGCAGTTTTACCTGCTCTTCGCAGTGATGCTCGGCTCGGCACAATGGCTAACACAGCGGATTTCGGCGCGACTGCGGGGGGGGCAAAAATCCGGAAGCGAACGCCGACTGCTTTCGGCCGTGGTGCTCATGGCCATTTTTGCGCCGCTGGCGCTGAAGTCGATGTTCCAATACAGCTTGGACAGCGAGAACACCGATTGGGTGACGCACTTCTTCGTCTGCTTCTTCCTGGGAGCGATGGTGTGGTGGGCGATGGATCGACGAATTCCACGCTGGATGTTTTGGGCGTTCATCGCCGCGGCCCTCTATCGCCAACACCACCATTGGACATTGCACCTCACCGTGGCGCTGACCACGACCGTTGCGATCTATGTCGTCGGCCGCTTGGGGCACCTTGGCGACTGGCTGAATTTCCGCTGGCTGCAACACCTCGGGCGGATCTCGTATTCGCTCTATTTGATTCACTACCCGGTGAGCTGGATCATCGGCTGCATCGGCTTTGCGCTGACGGGCACGGCCGTGATTCCGGCGGCGATGTGGCTGTTGCTGGGATTGACGGTGAGCATCGGCGCGGCGCATCTGTTGTACGTGTCGATCGAATTGCCGGCGATCCGCTTGGCCCGGCGCTACAAAGAGTGGCAAGGCGGCACGCCGCTGCTCGCCCGGATCGAACCGGCCGCGGCGCTCGAACCCGTGCCAATCAAGCCGGCAACGGCGCGGCCGTGA
- a CDS encoding GDSL-type esterase/lipase family protein, with the protein MPTVVADSRSVLFWPALRWALLFVAAVALNASGRARRCSAEDHPPAPIFDASSMGFHAGQFTDKKNQKVSAGTVEAIDDAKFGKAMKLSFPEGASGGFIMASIPSTAGWDRAAGFSLWIKGDGSSHWGGIELIDKNNFGLRYAYCFPIDSHAWRKIDVAWSDLLPELAGPLIGVKGGYDPSGFGYLAFGKWFFWRDYPAESYTVGPIALASKIETLAIPPIESGLKRVAAKFRAHQPVTIVTMGDSLSDPHHWSNRPTLWSELLVKEIKDRYKSIATLVNPAIGGTTLSQNTILMPRWSPDAPAPDLVTVWFGGNDWDSNVRGPRFAEYLRVAVDRIRRQTHGSADILLMTTLPSRSRWETTRELERAVREVAAEKKTGFLDIAAEFRKAPSADAAAKRQYWGWDNVHLGQKGHEIVAAAVLKALEDNAMAPARDP; encoded by the coding sequence ATGCCCACCGTCGTTGCCGACTCCCGATCTGTTCTGTTCTGGCCGGCCCTTCGTTGGGCCCTATTGTTTGTTGCCGCGGTTGCGTTGAACGCCAGTGGGCGCGCGCGGCGTTGCTCTGCCGAGGATCATCCGCCAGCGCCAATTTTTGATGCCAGCTCGATGGGCTTTCATGCGGGGCAGTTCACCGACAAGAAGAATCAAAAGGTGTCGGCTGGCACGGTCGAAGCGATCGACGACGCCAAATTCGGCAAGGCGATGAAGCTCTCATTCCCCGAAGGCGCAAGCGGCGGATTCATCATGGCCTCGATTCCCTCGACGGCCGGCTGGGACCGCGCCGCGGGATTTAGCCTCTGGATCAAGGGAGATGGCTCGAGCCATTGGGGCGGCATCGAATTAATCGACAAGAACAATTTCGGCTTGCGCTACGCCTACTGTTTTCCGATCGATTCGCACGCGTGGCGGAAGATCGACGTCGCCTGGAGCGATCTGCTGCCCGAGCTGGCCGGCCCGCTGATCGGCGTCAAAGGCGGCTACGACCCGAGCGGATTCGGGTATCTGGCGTTTGGAAAATGGTTTTTCTGGCGCGATTATCCGGCCGAGTCGTATACCGTCGGCCCGATCGCCTTGGCATCAAAGATCGAAACATTGGCGATCCCCCCGATCGAATCCGGTTTGAAGCGCGTGGCTGCCAAATTTCGCGCGCACCAACCGGTCACAATCGTGACGATGGGCGATTCGCTCAGCGATCCGCATCATTGGTCGAACCGGCCGACGCTTTGGTCGGAGCTATTGGTCAAAGAAATCAAAGACCGTTACAAAAGTATCGCCACGCTGGTCAATCCGGCGATCGGCGGGACGACGCTCAGTCAAAATACGATTCTGATGCCTCGCTGGAGCCCCGACGCCCCCGCGCCCGATCTGGTAACCGTTTGGTTCGGCGGCAACGATTGGGATTCGAATGTGCGCGGCCCGCGTTTCGCCGAATATCTGCGCGTGGCCGTCGATCGCATCCGGCGGCAAACGCACGGCAGCGCCGATATTCTGCTGATGACGACGCTCCCCTCGCGCTCTCGCTGGGAAACGACGCGCGAACTCGAGCGGGCGGTCCGCGAAGTGGCGGCCGAAAAGAAAACCGGCTTCCTCGACATCGCCGCCGAATTCCGCAAAGCTCCATCGGCCGACGCCGCAGCCAAACGGCAGTATTGGGGCTGGGACAATGTGCATCTCGGGCAGAAGGGGCACGAGATCGTCGCCGCCGCGGTGCTGAAAGCCCTCGAAGACAACGCGATGGCGCCGGCGAGAGACCCGTGA